From Lolium perenne isolate Kyuss_39 chromosome 5, Kyuss_2.0, whole genome shotgun sequence, a single genomic window includes:
- the LOC127299679 gene encoding uncharacterized protein: MLREHPSDPGHAGKNESDFFGGPAGRSMNKEDDFYGDACVKLGSTGLGRTSSLYLDRRSPPPPPVIPLAPMYPSVPLTETGYLTGGSMVKGGESFGDASARLPHDESGFQYRDRLLGPYTGSREVERLGSGRDMLSGRDGEMDRLYSSRGALSSDIAPSLQLKRYAGSSPPVLAKDSPYRVHGEGYGPSNGYAMSGIGRPDSLGHGSGRAHRFSESSLERGSGRDDKISLDITRQVHSKYPPRTSPAEYDAGGYGRRIQINDTYLASGNLHGNVSQDSRASTRNTLVSSPLRDLKDERSNRQVRLTRRMGEDAMEYNVEDSYHRDTPPRYHKQRGARIRYSRSPETPPLEFARRPVRQHELATFEGSYELSDQEVSPAAYRRGPRGAAYSNRDMDAYQDDGPRGREYYDDGIGPEHFNDVIDAYDLSPELRSRRSCDIIDNEDGYEPRYDGLRSRNVFSRIALPDNLNGEWIGADQGNHHRPITLAHGRTKYKPISQRLSRPIVQPQNGGSAMLGGGRGGWTKSTKKRMRDGPPQFHGGYTSERNEFVRTNKISKLEDGQKDTEPNYEDAPDEEDLSVQKDPPEGSEEFSKQVHQAFLKFSKILNESLTMQKRYREAPKGSLSCCVCGSVARKFLDIDALMSHAYDTCKPGLKTKHLGFRKALCVLMGWNWQVAPDPSKAYQSFSSEEVNAMKGDLILWPPVVVIHNSSIANKLKVAEAKIVSVEEIEGVLADIGFASGKAKITHGKPSDQSVFVVKFPPTISGFQEAMRIHDHFRAENHGKEELEQTKCEKGKKAAPADKLEELLYAHIALAEDLVYLDDETKKRCVVSSKNEIEAKADATLNLDS, from the exons ATGCTCCGGGAACATCCATCCGACCCGGGGCATGCTGGCAAGAATGAAAGTGACTTCTTTGGAGGTCCTGCTGGCCGAAGCATGAACAAGGAGGACGACTTCTATGGAGATGCCTGTGTGAAGCTCGGTTCCACGGGGTTAGGAAGGACTAGCTCACTTTACCTGGACCGAAGGTCGCCTCCACCACCGCCTGTGATTCCACTGGCGCCAATGTACCCCTCGGTGCCGCTTACAGAGACTGGATACCTGACAGGGGGATcaatggtgaagggtggggagagcTTTGGGGATGCAAGTGCACGATTACCTCACGATGAGAGCGGGTTTCAGTACCGCGACCGTTTGCTTGGTCCGTATACTGGGAGCCGAGAAGTCGAGAGGCTTGGCTCTGGGAGAGACATGCTTAGTGGCAGGGATGGGGAAATGGATAGGCTTTACTCTAGTAGGGGCGCGCTTTCTTCTGACATCGCACCATCGCTGCAGTTGAAGCGGTATGCTGGTTCTTCACCACCTGTACTTGCCAAGGACAGCCCGTATCGAGTGCACGGTGAAGGTTATGGGCCAAGCAATGGTTATGCGATGAGTGGCATTGGTAGACCAGACTCCTTAGGACATGGGAGTGGTCGTGCTCACAGGTTCTCAGAAAGTTCACTAGAGCGTGGCAGTGGTCGCGATGACAAGATATCACTGGACATAACAAGGCAGGTACACTCGAAGTATCCGCCAAGAACTTCACCCGCAGAATATGATGCAGGCGGATATGGCCGAAGGATTCAAATAAATGACACGTACCTTGCATCTGGGAACTTACATGGAAATGTCTCACAGGATTCAAGGGCTAGCACTAGGAACACATTGGTCTCATCACCTTTGAGAGACCTCAAGGATGAAAGGAGTAACCGACAGGTGAGACTGACCCGCAGGAtgggagaggatgccatggaataCAACGTGGAGGATAGTTATCATAGAGATACACCCCCACGTTATCACAAGCAAAGGGGTGCTCGTATACGCTACTCACGCTCTCCTGAAACTCCCCCTCTTGAATTTGCAAGGCGCCCAGTTCGTCAACATGAGTTAGCTACTTTTGAGGGCAGCTATGAGTTAAGTGATCAGGAAGTTTCTCCAGCTGCTTATAGAAGAGGACCTCGAGGAGCTGCATATAGTAACCGCGATATGGATGCATATCAAGATGATGGCCCTCGAGGACGAGAGTATTACGATGATGGAATTGGACCAGAGCATTTCAACGATGTAATTGATGCATATGACCTATCCCCTGAGCTAAGGTCACGAAGAAGTTGTGATATAATAGACAATGAAGATGGATATGAGCCAAGATATGATGGATTGAGGAGTCGTAATGTTTTCTCAAGGATTGCTTTGCCAGATAACTTAAATGGTGAATGGATTGGTGCGGATCAAGGAAATCATCATCGTCCTATCACGCTGGCTCATGGGCGTACAAAATACAAACCTATATCTCAGAGACTGTCCAGACCAATAGTCCAGCCACAGAATGGGGGATCTGCTATGCTTGGAGGCGGAAGAGGAGGATGGACAAAAAGTACGAAAAAGAGAATGAGAGACGGTCCTCCCCAATTCCATGGTGGATATACATCAGAGAGAAATGAATTTGTTAGGACaaacaaaatttcaaagttagaagatggtcagAAAGATACCGAACCAAACTATGAAGATGCACCTGATGAAGAGGATCTTTCTGTGCAGAAAGATCCACCAGAAGGCTCAGAAGAATTCAGTAAACAAGTTCACCAGGCCTTCCTCAAGTTCTCAAAGATATTAAATGAGAGCCTGACCATGCAGAAGAGATACCGTGAGGCACCAAAAGGATCTTTATCGTGCTGTGTTTGTGGCAG TGTGGCAAGGAAGTTTCTGGACATTGATGCCTTGATGTCACATGCTTACGATACATGCAAACCGGGCTTGAAAACAAAACATTTAGGGTTTCGCAAGGCACTCTGTGTTCTGATGGGGTGGAATTGGCAAGTTGCTCCAGACCCTTCAAAAGCATATCAGTCCTTTTCCTCTGAGGAAGTAAATGCCATGAAGGGAGATCTGATCTTGTGGCCTCCGGTTGTCGTGATACATAACAGCTCCATTGCAAACAAGCTGAAGGTTGCCGAAGCAAAGATTGTGTCAGTAGAAGAAATCGAAGGTGTACTTGCAG ATATTGGGTTTGCATCTGGCAAGGCAAAAATAACCCATGGGAAACCATCCGATCAGAGCGTGTTTGTGGTGAAGTTCCCACCAACAATATCTGGATTTCAGGAAGCAATGAGAATCCACGATCATTTCAGGGCTGAGAACCACGGCAAGGAAGAACTTGAGCAGACAAAATGTGAGAAAGGTAAGAAggcagctcctgctgacaaactggAAGAGCTGCTGTACGCACACATTGCACTCGCTGAAGATCTCGTGTACCTGGACGACGAGACGAAAAAGAGGTGCGTCGTCAGTAGCAAGAACGAGATTGAGGCCAAGGCTGATGCAACGCTGAACCTAGACTCATGA